From the Phycisphaerales bacterium AB-hyl4 genome, the window ACCGCAGTGGCCGATCCATTGGACCCCTCCAATCAGGTCGGCAGAGCGGCGGGGGCTTCAAGCGCGGTAAGGCTCAGGGGCGTAATCATTACACCCACCGTGGAGTTCATCGATCAGGTACCGGCGAGGTTTCGGTTCAGGGGGTAAGTCACTCTAAGAGGGCGTGTTGTTGTATTGGGTATGTGATGCGTATCCACTTAACGGCTGACGGATTCCTCTTGAACAGTGGCGTGCTCAACATCCCACTTGGGTATCGGATCGTTGAACGATTGCCAACCGTTCGGCCCCGTTGCCATCTCGTCGTCATCAAGCAAGGCGCTGTCGAGCAGCACCTCAATCGTCTTCTGCTCCATCTCTTGACCGATAAAGACGATTTCCTGGCGGCAGTCGCCCACCTCCGCGTCCCATTGACCCTCAATCCATTGCCGTGTCTCCGGATCGTCCGGCCAAGTGTCGCGCGACACGGCGGCAAACCAATAGCCCGCGCGGTCAAACACCATCGATAACCCCGCCTGCGACCACACCCCGCAATGCTGCGGACGCGTGGCCAGCCACAAATATCCCTTTGATCGCAACACGCCCGGCAGACCGTTGTCCAGCATTTGCATCAACCGTTCGGGGTGGAACGGCCGCCGCCGACGATAGACGAAGCTGGTAATGCCATACTCTTCGGTCTCCGGCGTATGAATACCATTAAGTTCCTTCAGCCAGCCGGGCATCTGCGACGCCGCCGACTCGTCGTACAAGCCAGTGCCTATCACTTGATCCAATGCGACCTGTCCATGCTCGGCTCGCACGAAACGGGCATCGGGGTTCAGCTTGCAAAGCATCGCCTCCAGTCGATCAAGGTCGGCTGGGTCGAGTTGGTCGGCCTTGTTGATGACAATGACGTTGGCGAACTCGATCTGATCGGTCAGCAGGTCGACAAGGTTGCGATCGTCTTCTTCACTCACGGCCGTGCCGCGATCGAGCAGCGCGTCTTCGCTTCCGAAGTCATTCATGAAGCTGCCCGCGTCGATCACCGTGACCATCGTGTCCAGTTCGGCCATATCGCCGAGGCTGTGGCCGTCTTCATCACGAAACGAGAACGTCGCCGCGACGGGCATGGGCTCGGAAATGCCGCTGGATTCGATCAGCAGATGATCGAATCGCCCGCTCCGCGCGAGCTTGGCGACCTCCACGATCAGGTCTTCGCGCAACGTGCAGCAGATGCAGCCGTTGGTCATCTCCACAAGCTTTTCATCGGTACGACTGAGCTGCGCGCCACTATCGCGCACAAGGTTCGCGTCGATGTTGACTTCGCTCATGTCATTGACAATCACCGCCACGCGCAGGCCGGCGCGGTTGTTCAGTACATGGTTCAGCAGTGTGGTTTTGCCGGCTCCAAGGAAACCGGATAATACGGTCACGGGCAACTTCGTTGTCATAGAACTATCTCCATTTACAAGGTGAATGCAGCATTGTGGTCAGCGGCGTTGCTGGTGCGGCGTCGCCACATCGGCCGGGAAGGTTGTGTTGTCAGGCTTTGGCTGGCCCTGTGGCGAACGGCATGTCGGGCAGTATCCGTAAAGCACGATTTCATGAGAGCAGACTTCAAACTCCGTAGGGACAAGCCGATCTAGGTTGCCGGGGCATCCGTGCGTGTCGAACACCTGTTGGCACGCGACGCATTGGAAGTGGTGGTGATGCTGTTTGGACGCCAGTTCGTACCG encodes:
- the zigA gene encoding zinc metallochaperone GTPase ZigA — translated: MTTKLPVTVLSGFLGAGKTTLLNHVLNNRAGLRVAVIVNDMSEVNIDANLVRDSGAQLSRTDEKLVEMTNGCICCTLREDLIVEVAKLARSGRFDHLLIESSGISEPMPVAATFSFRDEDGHSLGDMAELDTMVTVIDAGSFMNDFGSEDALLDRGTAVSEEDDRNLVDLLTDQIEFANVIVINKADQLDPADLDRLEAMLCKLNPDARFVRAEHGQVALDQVIGTGLYDESAASQMPGWLKELNGIHTPETEEYGITSFVYRRRRPFHPERLMQMLDNGLPGVLRSKGYLWLATRPQHCGVWSQAGLSMVFDRAGYWFAAVSRDTWPDDPETRQWIEGQWDAEVGDCRQEIVFIGQEMEQKTIEVLLDSALLDDDEMATGPNGWQSFNDPIPKWDVEHATVQEESVSR
- a CDS encoding transcriptional repressor, whose protein sequence is MTRTPQRDLVCKVFKQTNRALTVQEAHVLAQQEMPSLGLATVYRTVNIEVAEGWLRAVQLPGEPTRYELASKQHHHHFQCVACQQVFDTHGCPGNLDRLVPTEFEVCSHEIVLYGYCPTCRSPQGQPKPDNTTFPADVATPHQQRR